One Streptomyces sp. NBC_00554 DNA segment encodes these proteins:
- a CDS encoding lamin tail domain-containing protein, whose protein sequence is MRIRAALPALAGAVALTGTFLSTPAQAAGGITIHRAYFDSPGSDRGSNASLNGEWVQLKNTSSAAISVNGWILKDIANHRFTFPNVKIGAGKTVIVHTGKGTATSAHRYQNRSWYVWNNTSDTATLTKANGSKVDSCSWTTRDPSSKYC, encoded by the coding sequence ATGCGGATACGCGCTGCCCTGCCCGCTCTCGCGGGCGCCGTGGCACTGACGGGCACGTTTCTCAGCACTCCGGCTCAGGCCGCCGGCGGCATCACCATCCACCGCGCCTACTTCGACAGTCCGGGCTCGGACAGGGGCTCGAACGCCAGCCTCAACGGCGAGTGGGTGCAGCTCAAGAACACCAGCTCCGCGGCGATCTCGGTCAACGGCTGGATCCTGAAGGACATCGCGAACCACAGGTTCACCTTCCCCAACGTCAAGATCGGGGCGGGCAAGACCGTCATCGTGCACACCGGCAAGGGCACGGCCACCTCGGCGCACAGGTACCAGAACCGCAGCTGGTACGTGTGGAACAACACGAGCGACACCGCCACGCTCACCAAGGCGAACGGCAGCAAGGTCGACTCGTGCTCGTGGACGACTCGGGATCCCAGCAGCAAGTACTGCTGA
- the secA gene encoding preprotein translocase subunit SecA, with protein MPAKGLDAITGRIMRAGEGRMLRRLERIAQQVGSLEEDFKELTDEELQALTPEFKDRYADGESLDDLLPEAFAAMREAARRTLGMRHFDVQIMGGAALHLGNIAEMQTGEGKTLVGTLPVYLNALTGKGVHLVTVNDYLAERDAEWMGRAYRFLGLTVGVIKSQSTPAERRAQYACDITYGTNTEFGFDYLRDNMAWSRDELVQRGHHFAIVDEADSILIDEARTPLIISGPADQPTHWYESFAKFALRMTGVLVQEEQFTTPTDKDRLAELRTQYDYEYDPKKRTVSILDRGVEYLQDQLGIDSLYESDHTPLIGHLSNALKAKEHFKKDKDYVLVDGEVLIVDEHTGRILAGRRYNEGLHQAIEAKEGVTIKDENQTLATITLQNFFRLYEKLAGMTGTAMTEAAEFHQIYKLQVVPIPTNRPMVRVDDPDQIYRTEEAKYAAILADIAEKHEAGQPVLVGTTSVEKSEELSARLRRKGIRHEVLNAKNHQREAQIVAQAGRKGAVTVATNMAGRGTDIMLGGNPEAMALAESGEDTDPEDQQRVLDRITSSAATEHEEVKELGGLYVLGTERHESRRIDNQLRGRSGRQGDPGASRFYLSLQDDLMRLFRANVVDRVMSMANVPDDVPIENKMVTRAIASAQAQLEQQHFESRKDVLKFDEVLNRQRTLIYAERRRVLAGEDLREQILHFMDDTVRAYVGQETSEGFAEEWDLERLWSAFKQLYPVRITIEDLEDAAGDRANLTADDLLDSVTEDIHARYEDREAELGAEALRDLERLVVLSVLDRKWREHLYEMDYLRDGIGLRWTLGREPIVEYEREGFDMYGAMTEAIKEESVGYVFNLDATAPAAETRRGPTDGLHFTAPTLDTAEGVVEGSFAPADAAREPTEGAPARSGARPAKSKARRRRRR; from the coding sequence ATGCCAGCCAAGGGCCTTGACGCCATCACCGGCAGGATCATGCGGGCCGGCGAGGGCAGGATGCTGCGCCGTCTGGAGCGCATCGCCCAACAGGTCGGTTCCTTGGAGGAGGACTTCAAGGAACTGACCGACGAGGAACTCCAGGCGCTCACACCGGAGTTCAAGGACCGGTATGCCGACGGCGAGAGCCTCGACGACCTGTTGCCGGAGGCGTTCGCGGCCATGCGCGAGGCCGCGCGGCGCACCCTCGGCATGCGGCACTTCGACGTCCAGATCATGGGCGGCGCGGCGCTCCACCTCGGCAACATCGCCGAGATGCAGACAGGTGAGGGCAAGACCCTGGTCGGCACGCTTCCCGTGTACCTGAACGCCTTGACCGGCAAGGGAGTTCACCTCGTCACGGTCAACGACTACCTGGCCGAGCGCGACGCCGAGTGGATGGGCCGCGCGTACCGCTTCCTCGGCCTGACCGTCGGTGTCATCAAGTCGCAGTCGACACCGGCCGAGCGTCGCGCCCAGTACGCCTGCGACATCACGTACGGCACCAACACCGAGTTCGGCTTCGACTACCTGCGCGACAACATGGCCTGGTCGAGGGACGAACTCGTCCAGCGCGGCCACCACTTCGCGATCGTCGACGAGGCCGACTCGATCCTCATCGACGAGGCCCGCACCCCGCTGATCATCTCAGGACCGGCCGACCAGCCCACGCACTGGTACGAGTCCTTCGCCAAGTTCGCCCTGCGGATGACGGGCGTCCTGGTGCAGGAGGAGCAGTTCACTACGCCGACGGACAAGGACCGCCTCGCCGAGCTGCGGACCCAGTACGACTACGAGTACGACCCCAAGAAGCGCACCGTGTCGATCCTGGACCGCGGAGTGGAGTACCTCCAGGACCAGTTGGGCATCGACAGCCTCTACGAGTCCGACCACACCCCGCTCATCGGGCACCTCAGCAACGCCCTCAAGGCCAAGGAGCACTTCAAGAAGGACAAGGACTACGTCCTCGTGGACGGCGAGGTCCTGATCGTCGACGAGCACACCGGGCGCATCCTCGCGGGCCGCCGCTACAACGAGGGGCTGCACCAGGCCATCGAGGCCAAGGAAGGCGTGACGATCAAGGACGAGAACCAGACGCTCGCCACGATCACCCTGCAGAACTTCTTCCGCCTGTACGAGAAGCTCGCCGGCATGACCGGCACCGCCATGACCGAGGCGGCCGAGTTCCACCAGATCTACAAGCTGCAGGTCGTCCCGATCCCCACCAACCGGCCGATGGTCCGCGTCGACGACCCCGACCAGATCTACCGCACCGAGGAGGCGAAGTACGCCGCGATCCTCGCCGACATCGCCGAGAAGCACGAGGCGGGCCAGCCCGTCCTGGTGGGCACCACCTCGGTCGAGAAGTCCGAGGAGCTCTCCGCGCGGCTGCGCAGGAAGGGCATCCGGCACGAGGTCCTCAACGCCAAGAACCACCAGCGCGAGGCGCAGATCGTCGCGCAGGCCGGACGCAAGGGCGCGGTCACCGTGGCCACCAACATGGCGGGCCGCGGCACCGACATCATGCTCGGCGGCAACCCGGAGGCCATGGCGCTCGCCGAGTCCGGCGAGGACACGGACCCCGAGGACCAGCAGAGGGTCCTGGACCGCATCACCTCCTCGGCCGCCACCGAACACGAGGAGGTCAAGGAGCTGGGCGGCCTCTACGTCCTCGGGACCGAACGCCACGAGTCCCGCCGTATCGACAACCAGCTGCGCGGCCGCTCGGGCCGGCAGGGCGACCCGGGAGCCTCCCGCTTCTACCTCTCGCTCCAGGACGACCTGATGCGGCTGTTCCGCGCCAACGTGGTCGACCGAGTGATGTCCATGGCGAACGTCCCCGACGACGTACCCATCGAGAACAAGATGGTCACCCGCGCCATCGCCTCCGCCCAGGCCCAGCTGGAGCAACAGCACTTCGAGTCCCGCAAGGACGTCCTGAAGTTCGACGAGGTCCTCAACAGGCAGCGCACCCTCATCTACGCCGAACGCCGCCGGGTCCTCGCGGGGGAGGACCTGCGCGAACAGATCCTGCACTTCATGGACGACACCGTCCGCGCGTACGTCGGGCAGGAGACGAGCGAGGGCTTCGCCGAGGAATGGGACCTGGAGCGGCTGTGGAGCGCCTTCAAACAGCTCTACCCCGTGCGGATCACCATCGAGGACCTGGAGGACGCGGCGGGCGACCGCGCGAACCTCACCGCCGACGACCTGCTCGACTCGGTCACGGAGGACATCCACGCCCGCTACGAGGACCGCGAGGCCGAGCTCGGTGCCGAGGCCCTGCGCGACCTGGAACGCCTGGTCGTCCTCTCCGTCCTCGACCGAAAATGGCGCGAGCACCTCTACGAGATGGACTACCTCCGCGACGGCATCGGCCTGCGCTGGACGCTGGGCCGGGAGCCCATCGTCGAGTACGAGCGCGAGGGCTTCGACATGTACGGCGCGATGACCGAGGCCATCAAGGAGGAGTCCGTCGGCTATGTGTTCAACCTCGACGCCACGGCTCCGGCCGCCGAGACCAGGCGTGGGCCGACCGACGGACTTCACTTCACCGCGCCCACGCTGGACACGGCCGAGGGAGTCGTCGAGGGTTCCTTCGCCCCGGCCGACGCCGCTCGCGAACCCACGGAAGGGGCGCCCGCGCGGAGCGGCGCCCGGCCCGCGAAGTCGAAGGCCAGGCGCCGCCGCAGGCGGTGA
- a CDS encoding LacI family DNA-binding transcriptional regulator — protein sequence MVTLAEVAQHAGVSASTVSYVLSGKRSISVGTRQRVEQSIQELGYHPNAGARALASNRSNIIALMIPLRTDMYVPVMMEIAIAVATNARTHGYDVLLLTGEEGPDAVRRVTGSGLADAMILMDVELDDERMPLLRETDQPSVLIGLPADTSGLTCVDLDFGATGALCAEHLALLGHRDIAVIGEAPGVYERHTGFAERTLDGLRSRSRELGLRVLHRPCEGGYDAMALTLARVFDERPGTTGFVVQNESAVEPLLALLRQQGRAVPEDVSVIAICPDQVATQASVRLTSVAIPAQEMGRYAVEHLVAKLDGHGKDEVVLIAPELTVRASTGPAPATP from the coding sequence ATGGTCACCCTCGCCGAGGTCGCCCAGCACGCCGGAGTCTCGGCGAGCACGGTGAGCTATGTCCTCAGCGGCAAGCGGTCCATCTCCGTGGGCACCCGGCAACGGGTCGAGCAGAGCATCCAGGAGCTGGGCTACCACCCGAACGCGGGGGCCCGCGCCCTGGCGAGCAACCGGTCCAACATCATCGCGCTGATGATCCCGCTCCGCACCGACATGTACGTGCCGGTGATGATGGAGATCGCCATCGCGGTGGCGACCAACGCCCGCACGCACGGGTACGACGTGCTGCTGCTCACCGGCGAGGAGGGTCCCGACGCGGTGCGCCGGGTCACCGGCAGCGGGCTCGCCGACGCGATGATCCTGATGGATGTCGAACTCGACGACGAGCGGATGCCGTTGCTCCGCGAGACGGACCAGCCGTCCGTACTCATCGGACTGCCCGCCGACACCTCCGGACTGACCTGCGTCGACCTCGACTTCGGCGCGACGGGCGCGCTGTGCGCCGAGCACCTCGCGCTCCTCGGTCACCGTGACATCGCTGTCATCGGCGAGGCGCCCGGGGTCTACGAACGGCACACGGGCTTCGCCGAGCGCACGCTCGACGGACTCCGTTCCCGGTCACGGGAGTTGGGCCTGCGCGTGCTGCACCGCCCCTGCGAGGGCGGGTACGACGCGATGGCCCTGACGCTCGCCCGGGTCTTCGACGAGCGTCCCGGCACCACGGGCTTCGTCGTGCAGAACGAGTCGGCGGTCGAGCCGCTGCTCGCACTGCTGCGCCAGCAGGGCCGCGCCGTCCCCGAGGACGTGTCGGTGATCGCGATCTGCCCGGACCAGGTCGCCACCCAGGCCTCGGTACGGCTGACCTCGGTCGCCATCCCCGCGCAGGAGATGGGCCGGTACGCCGTGGAGCATCTGGTCGCCAAGCTCGACGGGCACGGCAAGGACGAAGTCGTGCTGATCGCACCGGAGTTGACGGTCCGGGCGAGCACGGGCCCGGCGCCGGCCACCCCCTGA
- a CDS encoding RIP metalloprotease has protein sequence MTTLMMILGIVVFVVGLLISIAWHELGHLSTAKLFGIRVPQYMVGFGPTIWSRRKGDTEYGIKAVPLGGYIRMIGMFPPGPDGRIEARSTSPFRGMIEDARSAAFEELKPGDESRLFYTRKPWKRVIVMFAGPFMNLILAVAIFLGVMMTFGIQTQTTTVGKVSDCVIQGSENRTKCESGDQAAPAKAAGLQGGDKIVAFNGKAVEDWSTLQTDIRDNPGKTVTLTVDRKGEQVDLTAHLIENQVSKTDGNGGYVEGQYVSAGFLGFTPASGIVEQSFGQSVDRMGDMMQNGVESLIALPSKVPALWDAAFGDGPREDDSPMGVVGAARIGGDVFTLDIPASQQVAMMLFLVAGFNLSLFLFNMLPLLPLDGGHIAGALWESLRRNLARVLRRPDPGPFDVAKLMPVAYVVASIFICFTILVLIADVVNPVRIS, from the coding sequence ATGACGACCTTGATGATGATCCTCGGCATAGTCGTCTTCGTGGTCGGCCTGCTCATCTCGATCGCGTGGCACGAGCTGGGACATCTGTCGACGGCCAAGCTCTTCGGCATCCGCGTGCCGCAGTACATGGTCGGCTTCGGCCCGACCATCTGGTCGCGCAGGAAGGGCGACACCGAGTACGGCATCAAGGCGGTCCCGCTCGGCGGCTACATCCGCATGATCGGCATGTTCCCGCCAGGGCCGGACGGCAGGATCGAGGCCCGCTCGACCTCCCCCTTCCGCGGCATGATCGAAGACGCCAGGTCGGCCGCCTTCGAGGAGCTCAAGCCCGGCGACGAGAGCCGCCTCTTCTACACGCGCAAGCCGTGGAAGCGCGTGATCGTGATGTTCGCGGGCCCCTTCATGAACCTCATCCTGGCCGTCGCGATCTTCCTCGGCGTGATGATGACGTTCGGCATCCAGACCCAGACCACCACGGTCGGCAAGGTCTCCGACTGCGTCATCCAGGGGAGCGAGAACCGGACGAAGTGCGAGAGCGGTGACCAGGCCGCGCCCGCCAAGGCCGCCGGACTGCAGGGCGGCGACAAGATCGTCGCGTTCAACGGCAAGGCCGTCGAGGACTGGTCGACCCTCCAGACCGACATCCGCGACAACCCCGGCAAGACCGTCACCCTCACCGTCGACCGCAAGGGCGAGCAGGTCGACCTCACCGCCCACCTGATCGAGAACCAGGTCAGCAAGACCGACGGCAACGGCGGCTATGTCGAGGGCCAGTACGTGTCTGCCGGCTTCCTCGGCTTCACGCCTGCCTCCGGCATCGTCGAGCAGTCCTTCGGGCAGTCCGTGGACCGCATGGGCGACATGATGCAGAACGGCGTCGAGTCGTTGATCGCCCTGCCGAGCAAGGTTCCCGCCCTGTGGGACGCGGCCTTCGGCGACGGCCCGCGCGAGGACGACTCCCCGATGGGCGTGGTCGGCGCGGCCCGCATCGGCGGCGACGTGTTCACCCTCGACATCCCGGCCTCCCAGCAGGTCGCGATGATGCTGTTCCTGGTGGCCGGCTTCAACCTCTCGCTGTTCCTCTTCAACATGCTCCCGCTGCTCCCGCTCGACGGCGGGCACATCGCGGGCGCGCTGTGGGAGTCGCTGCGCCGGAACCTGGCGAGGGTGCTGAGGCGGCCCGACCCGGGCCCGTTCGACGTGGCCAAGCTGATGCCCGTCGCCTATGTGGTGGCCAGCATCTTCATCTGCTTCACGATTCTGGTGCTGATCGCCGACGTGGTTAACCCGGTGAGAATCTCCTAG
- the dxr gene encoding 1-deoxy-D-xylulose-5-phosphate reductoisomerase gives MSDSPAPLADPHLVFDPVDGVRDVVILGSTGSIGTQAIDLVLRNPDRFRVTALSAAGGRVGLLAEQAHRLRVEAVGVAREDVVPALKEALAARYAPGEALPEILAGPTAASQLAASACHTVLNGITGSIGLAPTLAALEAGRTLALANKESLIVGGPLVKALAKPGQIIPVDSEHAALFQALASGTRADVRKLVVTASGGPFRGRTKSELADVTPEAALAHPTWAMGPVITINSATLVNKGLEVIEAHLLYDIPFERIEVVVHPQSYVHSMVEFTDGSTIAQATPPDMRGPIAIGLGWPERVPDAAPAFDWTKASSWEFYPLDTEAFPSVALARHVGQLAGTAPAVFNAANEECVDAFLNGGLAFNGIMETVTRVVEEHGTPDTGTSLTVADVLEAETWARARARELTAQTKQTPQATTAEARA, from the coding sequence ATGAGCGACAGTCCAGCCCCCCTCGCTGATCCGCATCTTGTCTTCGACCCCGTGGACGGAGTCCGGGATGTCGTGATCCTCGGATCCACCGGCTCGATCGGCACCCAGGCCATCGACCTCGTGCTGCGCAACCCCGACCGGTTCCGGGTCACCGCGCTCTCCGCCGCCGGCGGACGGGTCGGACTGCTCGCCGAGCAGGCGCACCGGCTGCGCGTCGAGGCGGTCGGCGTCGCGCGCGAGGACGTCGTGCCGGCGCTGAAGGAGGCGCTCGCCGCGCGCTACGCCCCTGGTGAGGCCCTTCCCGAGATCCTCGCCGGGCCGACCGCGGCCAGTCAGCTGGCCGCCTCCGCCTGCCACACCGTGCTGAACGGAATCACCGGCTCCATCGGCCTCGCGCCCACCCTCGCCGCCCTGGAGGCGGGCCGCACCCTCGCGCTCGCCAACAAGGAGTCGCTCATCGTCGGCGGCCCGCTGGTGAAGGCGCTGGCCAAGCCGGGCCAGATCATCCCGGTCGACTCCGAGCACGCCGCCCTGTTCCAGGCCCTCGCCTCGGGCACCCGGGCAGACGTACGCAAACTCGTCGTGACCGCTTCCGGGGGCCCCTTCCGGGGACGTACGAAATCCGAACTGGCCGACGTCACCCCCGAGGCCGCCCTCGCCCATCCCACCTGGGCCATGGGACCGGTCATCACCATCAACTCCGCGACCCTGGTCAACAAGGGGCTCGAAGTCATCGAGGCGCACCTCCTCTACGACATTCCCTTCGAGCGGATTGAGGTGGTCGTGCACCCGCAGTCGTATGTCCACTCGATGGTTGAGTTCACGGACGGATCGACGATCGCCCAGGCGACGCCCCCCGACATGCGCGGGCCCATCGCCATCGGGCTCGGCTGGCCCGAGCGCGTGCCCGACGCGGCGCCCGCCTTCGACTGGACCAAGGCGTCGAGCTGGGAGTTCTACCCGCTCGACACCGAGGCGTTCCCGTCGGTGGCCCTCGCCCGGCACGTCGGGCAGCTCGCGGGTACGGCCCCGGCGGTGTTCAATGCCGCCAACGAGGAGTGCGTGGACGCGTTCCTGAACGGCGGGCTGGCGTTCAACGGGATCATGGAGACTGTCACACGAGTGGTCGAGGAACACGGCACACCGGATACGGGAACTTCCCTGACGGTCGCGGACGTCCTCGAAGCGGAGACCTGGGCGCGCGCCCGGGCCCGTGAACTGACGGCACAGACGAAACAGACGCCACAGGCGACAACCGCGGAGGCTCGTGCATGA
- a CDS encoding acyl-CoA dehydrogenase family protein, translating into MSATPHQPTVTEREARQVAEAAREQDWRRPSFAKELFLGRFRLDLIHPHPLPADEDAQRGEEFLAKLRDFCETKIDAALIEREALIPDEVINGLKELGAFGMKIDTKYGGLGLTQVYYNKSLALVGSANPALGALLSAHQSIGVPQPLKLFGTQEQKETFLPRCARTDISAFLLTEPDVGSDPARLATSAVPDGDDYILDGVKLWTTNGVVADLLVVMARVPKSEGHKGGITAFVVEAASEGVTVENRNAFMGLRGLENGVTRFHQVRVPAANRIGPEGSGLKIALTTLNTGRLSLPAMCVGAGKWCLKIAREWSAAREQWGKPVAFHEAVGAKISFIAATTFALEAVLDLSSQMADEDRNDIRIEAALAKLYGSEMACLMADELVQIRGGRGFETADSLAARGERAVPAEQVLRDLRINRIFEGSTEIMHLLIAREAVDAHLSVAGDLIDPDKSLSDKAKAGANAGVFYAKWLPKLVAGQGQLPRAYAEFNQEVDLSPHLRYVERSARKLARSTFYAMSRWQGRMETKQGFLGRIVDIGAELFAMSAACVRAELLRTTGEHGREAYQLADAFCRQSRIRVDELFGRLWTNTDDLDRKVVKGVLSGTYEWLEQGIIDPSGEGPWIADATPGESKKKNLHRPIR; encoded by the coding sequence ATGTCCGCAACACCCCACCAGCCAACCGTCACCGAACGGGAGGCCCGCCAGGTCGCCGAGGCAGCGCGCGAACAGGACTGGCGCAGGCCCAGCTTCGCCAAGGAGCTGTTCCTCGGCCGCTTCCGGCTCGACCTGATCCACCCGCACCCCCTGCCGGCCGACGAGGACGCGCAGCGCGGCGAGGAGTTCCTCGCCAAGCTGCGCGACTTCTGCGAGACGAAGATCGATGCCGCGCTCATCGAGCGCGAGGCGCTGATCCCCGACGAGGTCATCAACGGCCTCAAGGAGCTCGGCGCCTTCGGCATGAAGATCGACACGAAGTACGGCGGTCTGGGCCTCACCCAGGTCTACTACAACAAGTCGCTCGCCCTGGTCGGCTCCGCGAACCCGGCGCTCGGCGCCCTGCTCTCCGCGCACCAGTCGATCGGCGTACCGCAGCCGCTGAAGCTCTTCGGCACCCAGGAGCAGAAGGAGACCTTCCTGCCGCGCTGCGCCCGCACCGACATCTCGGCGTTCCTGCTGACCGAGCCGGACGTCGGCTCCGACCCGGCGCGCCTGGCGACCAGTGCGGTACCGGACGGCGACGACTACATCCTCGACGGAGTGAAGCTCTGGACGACCAACGGCGTCGTCGCGGACCTCCTCGTCGTCATGGCGCGGGTGCCGAAGTCTGAGGGCCACAAGGGCGGCATCACGGCCTTCGTGGTCGAGGCGGCCTCGGAGGGCGTCACCGTCGAGAACCGCAACGCCTTCATGGGCCTGCGCGGCCTGGAGAACGGCGTCACGCGCTTCCACCAGGTCCGGGTGCCCGCCGCGAACCGCATCGGCCCGGAGGGCTCGGGCCTGAAGATCGCGCTCACCACCCTGAACACCGGCAGGCTCTCCCTGCCCGCGATGTGCGTGGGCGCCGGGAAGTGGTGTCTGAAGATCGCCCGCGAGTGGTCGGCGGCGCGCGAGCAGTGGGGCAAGCCGGTGGCCTTCCACGAGGCGGTCGGCGCGAAGATCTCCTTCATCGCGGCGACGACCTTCGCGCTGGAGGCCGTCCTCGACCTGTCCTCCCAGATGGCCGACGAGGACCGCAACGACATCCGCATCGAGGCCGCCCTCGCCAAGCTGTACGGCTCCGAGATGGCCTGTCTGATGGCCGACGAACTGGTCCAGATCCGCGGCGGCCGCGGCTTCGAGACGGCCGATTCACTGGCGGCGCGAGGGGAGCGGGCGGTACCGGCCGAGCAGGTCCTGCGCGACCTCCGCATCAACCGCATCTTCGAGGGCTCCACGGAGATCATGCATCTGCTGATCGCCCGCGAGGCCGTCGACGCCCACCTCTCGGTCGCCGGTGACCTCATCGACCCCGACAAGTCCCTCTCCGACAAGGCGAAGGCGGGCGCCAACGCCGGTGTCTTCTACGCCAAGTGGCTGCCGAAGCTGGTCGCGGGACAGGGCCAACTCCCGCGCGCGTACGCAGAGTTCAACCAGGAGGTCGACCTCTCCCCGCATCTCCGCTACGTCGAACGCAGCGCCCGCAAGCTCGCCCGCTCCACCTTCTACGCCATGTCCCGCTGGCAGGGCCGCATGGAGACCAAGCAGGGCTTCCTGGGCCGGATCGTCGACATCGGCGCCGAGCTCTTCGCGATGAGCGCGGCCTGCGTGCGCGCCGAACTCCTGCGCACCACAGGGGAGCACGGCCGCGAGGCCTACCAACTCGCCGACGCCTTCTGCCGCCAGTCCCGCATCCGCGTCGACGAACTCTTCGGCCGGCTGTGGACCAACACCGACGACCTCGACCGCAAGGTGGTCAAGGGCGTCCTGTCGGGCACGTACGAGTGGCTGGAGCAGGGCATCATCGACCCGTCGGGCGAGGGTCCCTGGATCGCCGACGCGACACCCGGGGAGAGCAAGAAGAAAAACCTCCACCGACCCATTCGCTGA
- a CDS encoding endo-1,4-beta-glucanase, protein MQHRRPRLSKKAKALLASSVAIAVAAGVTVAQAGEDSKKCGAFDTVTMGKYYVNNNLWGQDDGTGTQCVWDTSRSGDTIGWGTEYTWASKTGKENNVKSYAGTVLGWHWGWKTDKAATELPVRVGDRKPVRTSWEFSVSSNPGTMNVAYDLWLHSKSTADWQDQPTDEVMIWLNRQGGAGPLGTKYGSVSLGGAMWDIYQGDIGWKVFSFVRRTNTTKATLDLDAFTQALVRRKLLSNDKYVSGIESGTEVFRGSGRLDTKAYSVDIG, encoded by the coding sequence ATGCAACACCGCAGACCACGTCTGTCCAAGAAGGCGAAGGCGCTGCTCGCGAGCTCGGTGGCGATCGCCGTCGCCGCAGGCGTCACTGTCGCCCAGGCGGGCGAGGACAGCAAGAAGTGCGGCGCCTTCGACACCGTCACGATGGGCAAGTACTACGTCAACAACAACCTCTGGGGTCAGGACGACGGCACCGGCACCCAGTGCGTCTGGGACACCTCCCGGTCCGGCGACACCATCGGCTGGGGCACGGAGTACACCTGGGCCAGCAAGACCGGCAAGGAGAACAACGTCAAGTCGTACGCCGGCACCGTGCTCGGCTGGCACTGGGGCTGGAAGACCGACAAGGCGGCCACCGAGCTGCCCGTCCGGGTCGGCGACCGCAAGCCTGTCAGGACCAGCTGGGAGTTCTCGGTCAGCTCGAACCCCGGCACCATGAACGTCGCCTACGACCTGTGGCTGCACTCCAAGAGCACCGCGGACTGGCAGGACCAGCCCACCGACGAGGTCATGATCTGGCTCAACCGCCAGGGCGGCGCGGGCCCCCTCGGCACCAAGTACGGCAGCGTCAGCCTCGGCGGCGCGATGTGGGACATCTACCAGGGCGACATCGGCTGGAAGGTGTTCTCCTTCGTCCGCCGCACCAACACCACCAAGGCCACCCTCGACCTCGACGCCTTCACCCAGGCCCTGGTCCGCCGCAAGCTGCTCAGCAACGACAAGTACGTCTCCGGAATCGAGTCGGGCACCGAGGTCTTCCGCGGCTCCGGACGGCTCGACACGAAGGCGTACTCGGTCGACATCGGCTGA